The window ACCTTAATGGTATTTTTATCAACATACTTTTCCTTGCTCAAAGTGtgggttacttttttttcttgggttttgggttggtttttttttttcctcctgccttaACTGCGAAGTAATGTTGTACTACAGAAAATTCCATACATTGTCTTCTTTGCAGCATGTGCACTTTGGCATATTTTCAGTGCGTGTTGGCCAGCCATCATGAACATTTGCATTAGTCACCACTTTGTGGTATCTGAGATGTTGCCGTCTCCCTGCCTCCCTGTACTTAGAATAGGAAATTGTGGTAACTGTAGTATCTTTGCTGGTAGACAATTTTTGTTAAATGCCTCCTTCCTCGCTCCTGAAAGCCCATAGAAGCtactcagattatttttatgttttttctttctcaaggaCAGCGCTGAAATGGCTATTTCTCCATTGCCATGTCCCATAGAGGCCAGGTATCTGACATAATGGTATCTGTAAAGACAATTGATTGTGCTCACTGTTTTAAaggtgggaaggaaaggagaccCTTCAAACACTGTGGAAATGTATGGTAGTTGGGGGTTGTGGTTCAACACAGAGGTGGTTCTTGTTGATGGGGTTGCTGCACACTTAATATTCATTAGCGTACTCTGTGAGCACTCAGGGTGGATGTAGTTTTCTTGCATGTTCTCATAACCTGGATGGACCCTATATCTCCAGTGACATGACTTGACCTTGACCAGTGAGGTTGGTCTCTGCAGTTACACTCAATGGTGTTTCAGTGGGGGCCGATCCGTGACAGTGGGAATGGCTTTGTGAAATGTGCACGTGTTTGAAAAATGGAGATGCCCGAACATGTTTTCTGTGGCCTAGATCTTCTGCATGATTGGTAAAGCCAAACTGGTATGCAATCTGGGATGAATTCATATTGGCAAATCCAGTGGTTTAAAGTGCTCTCTCCTGGTATTAAAGTTGTCCTGCAGTTACTTTGTGGTTTTCTGTGCTATTTTGAAGTGAGATGGTTTGGATTTAGGGCTTTTCCATGCAGATAACAGCCAGATAGTTTCCAAAAACTCTCGATTACAGAGATTAATTTTCCAGAATACTGGCAATGCATTGTCAAGCTCTGTTCCTCTGTTAAGCAGTGAGGAAAACAACAGACTGGACATGAAGAAgcttgtttttgcttttttttttcttcagcccTGTTGCCAACGCTGTAAGCCGTGTGCACTCTCCATCTCAGCCTAATCCCTTGTAACAAGGAACAAtttacaaacaacaaacaatACCAATTTCGGAGGGGTGCTGAGGCTTCTGTTATATGCTTGAAGCTCTCTGCAGTCTTCTAGCATGAATTACAATAGAAATACATTGCTAAAAAAAGAAGCAACCTTTTGAAGAAAGCCATGTTGGAGTACAGTCAGCTAGATGAGCTTGCAGCCTCTGAAGCGGTTTGGCACAGAGAAGTTCTCTATGTTTGTCCATTGTACATTTGCAAAGTTTATTTCCAATATCGGAAGTTAATCAGGCTCAATAAACTGCCTAAATCAAAGCCAACTGATGTGTGGAAGAAGTGTCTATgattttaatggattttaaaaCAGGTACAGAAGTGTCCTAGTGATGCAGtcagaaaacacttttacagtttttgtttccaaaacGTTTTTGTGTAAGCAAAGTTCAGAGGCAGGAGGGTTTGAAGAATCTGTTCATTCTCAATAGTGTCTTCACCCAAGTCTCATTCCAGTTGCTTGTTaaacaaagtgaaacaaaaggtcatttaaaaaaaataatataaatatttttgtaaatgttgTATCAGGAACAGAGGATTCCTCGCCTCGTCATATATTAAACTTCCCTGGCTTTATTTCTCCGTAGGCTATTTTTATGACTGTTCTTTCATCAGAGGTAAAGtcctgtatttttatgtttccatttttgcacaaaaaacaaacacaactaTTTGAGCTGAGACATATTGCATGAAGCAATGCTTTCAAACATGACCTGGGAAGAGGATTGTGAGAATGGAGGTGCCAATACTTTCCTACACATCAAAAACACTAACCGCCCCTTCAAAAGAGGAATTTTTAGAATGTGATTTCATAATGTAGAAGTATTGGAATCCATTTAAATATAAGTTGAGCCCTGGCTGTAAGAAGCAGCagtcttttatttctgacaaaAGCTTCTTTCAGTTACATAGATGATTCTGCTTGTCTGATCCTATTGGGTGCAGGGCAGCGTGATATAATCTATAAGGGAGTAACGTAAGATGCGTTAGCTACAATCTTTATCCCATCAAAGCATGCAATTAGTTTGAGAAGATCTGGTATTCTTCCTTTAGCCAAATGTTTCATGTTCTGCAGTGTGACCTGATTCTCTGTCCTCAGAAGCATTTACAGCTGCAACAGCTGCCTTTCTAAATGATGTGTTCTGGTCCGGTCAGGAATTAGCCTTTCCTCATAATTCCTGTACCAAGATCCTGAGAGAGCTGCGACtcttgagcctggagaagagaagtctTCTTGGGCTGATCTTATCAATATGTGTAAATACCCGATGGGAGGGAATTAAGATGGGGGAGCCAGGGTCTCCTCAGCAATGCTtgctgacaggacaagaggcaatagGCACGAATTAGAAACCAGGAAATCtcatctgaacacaagaaaatacttcccctcccccccccccaattgtTGAGGGTGGCtaaaccctggaacaggttgcccagagaggttgtagagttTGGATCTCACTCAAAATctgactggacacagtcctggacAACCTGCTCCAGGTAACCCAACTTGAACCAGGGGCATTGGACTAGACGATCTCAAGAGGTCCCCTCCTACCTCAACTgtcctgtgattctgtaattgcTGAGGAAGCTTGAGTTCAGTGTTACAAATTTCAGAGAGTAGAAAAtcattgtggggtttttgtcaTTAAATTTGTTGTTCAGTTTCAGTCATActtcatttctctcctctctaCCAGAAAGCTCAACGATTTCAAGCCAAAGGAGCAGTTTCCCAACTTCATTTTGGACCAGCTCTTATCAGCCTCCCCCTCCACCGTGCTTAAGTGGAGTACACCCCGATTTCCCCGTTACTGCACCAGGCACCTTCCCAACACCAGATCCCAGCAGCTGGCCAGGACACAGCCTTCATCAGACtgccccacctcctccccctgctGCATCTGAATCCTGGCATTATCCTTTAGCATCTCAGGTGAGCCCTTCGTATGCACACATGCATGACGTGTACATGCATCGCCATCACCCTCATCCACACATGCACCATCACCATCCCAGCTCGCACCGTGACCCCCGGTACGGGTCCCTGCTGATGCCTTCAGTCCGTGCAGCCAGGATTCCTGCTCCCCAGTGTGACGTGACAAAGACAGATCCCACTGCTGTCACCAGCGCTACCTCAGCATGGGCTGGAGCCTTTCATGGAACGGTGGACATTGTGCCAAGTTTTGGGTTTGACACAGGTAAGATGGTTCGATTGTGTCTGTGACTTGTTTTAGCAGGAAGAATTTgagcaaagcagcagatttcctgcagctgaagcagggCTTGTTCTCAGGGCCTTCTCCAAATATATTTCCAGGTGGGAACCCCTCCTGAAATTGCTGTCAGGGCAGATGAGCTGTTAAACATCCAGCTCTTGCTGTCTTTTGCTGTGAGACCTTTGTCTGCCTTGGTCCCATTCAAGTCAAATGAGTTGTGACGTGATACAtggttttttggtttaaatCTTGTGGGAAATGGTTAATTAAACATCCATATGGAAGCTTCCAGCTTGTTCAGCTAATTCATATGTGTATTCACCAAAATATTGCTCCGATGAGGACTGAACTAATAACTTGTCAGTACACAGGATTGCATCTTACTCATCGAAATTGGAACAGATCAGCATTTCCTTCCTGTGTAGTATCCAGGTGTCACATAGAGAGTAGAGATGCTGGTTGAGCTGTACTCATCATCAAACTAAACTTCTTTCTGTTAGGTCTAGGCAGAGAACCTGTGAATTAGGTTCATTTTACCGCAGGGTCTGTAGCTGTAGGACTATAGCCTCCATAAACTACATCTGCACCTGCGAGGTTTGACGGGCAGGCTCTCCTCTCAGCGTTAGGAGCAGTCTAGCAGCCCTCACTGTTCACAGTTGCTTGTGATCAGGTGATGGGTGGCTAACAGTTCCCAGCACATCCATCCTGGAGCTTACACGCACTGTTTTGAGgtctcctttttctgcttggTATTTATCTGACCAGCAGCAATCCTTGCAGATTAAACAATCTTCTTAAACACGGTATGTTATTTATTAAGAAATACTAGGGTTGCAtctctctccccctttcctTAAGGTATCTGTTTGTCTTCTTGATAGCTCTAGCTAACTGATTCAATGTGTGAGAAGCACTTCCTTGCTTTGATCACTGTGCAGGGGAACAAAGAATTGATAGAgaaaaaatgctatttcttaCATATGAAATACTATGAACCCAAAACTCGATTATAACTGAGACAACCTAACACAAATATCTCTCTCTTCCCTTAATAGCAACTGGGAACCAATAATCTCTTCTAAATACCGTGCCACTTGCTGCCTCAAGAAATTAAGGAATAGGATTCTTAACACTGGGCAATTTTGTATCTATTGAAATGTTTCCAGTCATGCTAATGATAGAAGAGGAATTACATTTTGTGCTTTGAGTATAAAATGATAATCTGACAAGACTGGGATCTCAAGTTTTGCCTTTCTGACAAATTCTGTGTCACTGTCACAACTAGAGGGGATGAGCCCCCTGGTCTGACAGTAGCCACAGCAGTCCAGCTTCAGAGCTCTGGCATTGGACTTACATTTTGGGGATGGAGCCAAGAACTGCGTAAGGGATTGTTAGTCAGGAGAATCCACTACCCGGCTTAGGTGTAAGTCCAGCCTAGACTGTGAGTTGTTTCAGTGCTAGGCAAGTTGGTTTGCTTACTGCTACTTTGTTGGTAGTAGTATGTCTAATAAACCAgttgttttttgtcttttttgtaaGAGCACAGTACCTCAAAAAAGACTACGGGTCCTAGCACTGCCTTACAGGACTAGTACAGCCTTTGCTTGGTGCTGCGCGCTCCTTGTGAAAATCCCTATGGAAGGGTACAGTTGGATGCTAATTTTGTCAGGGTCCTGATTTGGCAGTGCTTAACAGTGGCTTGCATGTCTTATAGTTGTCTACTCAGCGTGGGAGGCAGTGGAAAAGGCCTGAACTGTTAATTTCTGGCCCATGCCTGCTGTGTGGGTTTCAGTCCAtgtgggagaaaagaaagaggggaaatgTGTGACTGGTTTGCAGGAAGATCTCAGAAGATCAATGTCTCACTTGTTTGTGACTATTCAAAATGGCCATGCACTGaaacacaacagcaaaaccttATCAGGCGGCCCCCATTTGGCATGTAAGACTTTGGAAACAAAGGAGCAAGCAACGAAACACAGCAGGTAGTGGTGGCCTGTGACACTGCAATTATTTGCTCTCTTAACCTGCACACACATCTCTCCTGTGCTCTCCAAGCAGAGGCTtgctgggaagggcaggaaGGTTCTGAGCTCCCTTTCCAGCTTTGCCCGCAGCTTATAGATTTGAGACAAATGCTTTTGGTGACAGGCGTGATCGTGGTGAAAAGAGGGATTGTCATTGCCCCAGTGTTTTGTGTGCATGCCAAATGGTGTCATTCCGGGGAAGGTGTGTTGTGCTGCTGAGGAGAGCAGGGGGCTGCTGAAGCACCACACTgagcctcctccagcatctctACCAGAACAGGTAGAGATTTTCTTGTTCCATGTCCACTCCAGGGGAGGATTATACTCAATAAGTCTCCACATTACACAggatttcattatatttaacTCTAATGTGAGACAGCAATCTCAACAGAGAGGCTAAAAACCAAAGGGCCTGGAAGAGCGTACCGACTTTCTGCAGCATAGAAGCGGTTTCTCTGGAGTAGGGTAATGCCGTAGTGACAAGAAAACTTCAGTTCTGGAACTCTTTGTTCATATGTCCGTGGAGAATAAAAGACATCAACCCGTGGAGCTGTCGATGTATCAGATTCTGTGAGCTTCAGATGATTTATATAAAAAAGCTCATTTGGTATATACCTAGATGTTGCCTTTCAGAACCCTTCAGATATGAAAATTATCTCCCTCACCTTCACTGTGGGTCACATTTCTTGTGCTACTGTCACATGCGATTAtagaaacatttgcaaaattcCTCACACTGAATTACGTGGAATGATAGTGTTGGGATCAGGGCAGGCTGGCTGTAACCTTGCCCTCTTCCAGCGACATTGTTGCATCTCTGCCATACTAAGCCAAATATTCAATGTCCTGAATGGATGATGCTGAATCACTTCAAAGGTTAAGAGGGGGCTCCCCTTGCATGCCCGGTGTAGTTTGGGAATTAATGTTTCAGAGCAGATTGTATGGGACATCAGCGTATCACCGTTCATAGAGCTAACGAAGTATCGATCTGTCTTGCACATCTGTTTGAATTTACATGGTCCTGGTTTAGAGGATGAAGAGGGATTTAGCTACCTGATTCCCATTAAATGTGGCTTAATCCTCACATTGTGTGCTACAAATTAACCCTTTTAGAAGCTTCTTTATTGGTACAAGTGGGATTAAAGAAAATGCTAGTCTACATCAGAATCTATTAAGACCCGTTACGTTTGTGGCTGCTGGTGTGCAGTGTCTTTCCAAAGCTGAAGTGTCCAAGCTATAATGCTCAATataaaagcatgttttataTCAAGCACTGATATAAACACATTGATATAAGCACAACGTGTTTGTGCTTTAGGCCACAACTCCCTGCCCTGCCGATGTGAAGCAAAGCCAGGTCAGCCTCTAACAGCATTGACTGCGGTTCACGGCACGCATACAGAGGGCACTGCTGCCACCATGATCCCGCTGTGCCGGGGCGGCCGGGCTTGGTCCTCCAGTTCACGTTGAGAGTGCACAACCTGAGTTGAGCACTTAGGAccagggggtggggaggggaattGCCGTCTTGCAGTGGAGCTGATGGTTGCGGCCATCAGCGTTTTCCTCGGGAGCAGGGCGGGAGGCTGCCCTGTGCACCGGGCACTTCAGGGGATCGGTTGGATCCAGCTGCGTGGGCAGCTGGCAGGTCTGCGGGCAGCCCTGTGGGGCGGAGAGCAGAGTAACGTGCCTTGCTACTGCACAGCCGAGGAGGATATCCTGTCCTGCTGTTGGACAGATGTGCTGGAGGAGGCTTCCCATAGCCACAGCGCGttaaaagcagagcaggatTTTGGTATATCTGAGGGCTAGAAGTCTGTCTTAAAACTGAGGTGTACATCCTTTATCATGCAAAATTATGCACATTGAGATGCATGATTTTAAATTTAGGTGAAATAATGGACATCCTCTAGTCCTGGCTAACTATGGAACGTCCATTTTTGGAAATGCCTGTAGGTCGGTGTGTCATGTTGAATATGGAATTTGAGTGGTCAGTCTGCTGCCTTCTGTAGAGTTGTCTCTGTTCACACACATCCCATGAGTTTGTCACAACTCAGTAAGTTTGTTCAGATGTTCCCACAGAACCCGCATTCTGCTTGTGGGGCAGCTCGCTAACATGTTGGCACCCTAGAGATGGGGAGTTGTACTGGTGTGGCAGTACTGACTCAAGCAACGCAGGTGAGGATGTCTTTGCTAAGAGGAAATTGTTCTTGCAGCAGGCTGCAAGTGAAAGCTTTCGGTTAGTAGCAGGGTTATGCTAGGATGACATATTAGGACTGCAGATAGCCTTGCCATGAAGGAGATGGGAATATAATGAGGAAAAGGCATGGAAAGTGATCCACATTCAGTTCTGTAACTAAGGcaactttgggtttttttattgttttccgTGGCTGTTTAGACTTAATAGTGATACCTTAAACCTCCTTGTTAgagttatttctgtttgttgcaAAGACACCTGCCTAGGAAGGTGTCTGTTCAGCTGGTTATTCCCCTTCTACCAGTTGCTACAGTCAGGTGAACATCCTCTTAAATAGGTGtgtgagtaattttttttaagtttc of the Grus americana isolate bGruAme1 chromosome 1, bGruAme1.mat, whole genome shotgun sequence genome contains:
- the VGLL3 gene encoding transcription cofactor vestigial-like protein 3 isoform X1, which encodes MSCSDVAMQQPAPAACGAPRYLAGAPAAAAPAAGCPQKKLAVYNKMQESLEVTLPSKQEEDEKDQPAEMEYLNSRCVLFTYFQGDIGSVVDEHFSRALSQASSFNPETALTKSKAGLSPLWRESSTISSQRSSFPTSFWTSSYQPPPPPCLSGVHPDFPVTAPGTFPTPDPSSWPGHSLHQTAPPPPPAASESWHYPLASQVSPSYAHMHDVYMHRHHPHPHMHHHHPSSHRDPRYGSLLMPSVRAARIPAPQCDVTKTDPTAVTSATSAWAGAFHGTVDIVPSFGFDTGLQHQDKNKETSWF
- the VGLL3 gene encoding transcription cofactor vestigial-like protein 3 isoform X2; translated protein: MSCSDVAMQQPAPAACGAPRYLAGAPAAAAPAAGCPQKLAVYNKMQESLEVTLPSKQEEDEKDQPAEMEYLNSRCVLFTYFQGDIGSVVDEHFSRALSQASSFNPETALTKSKAGLSPLWRESSTISSQRSSFPTSFWTSSYQPPPPPCLSGVHPDFPVTAPGTFPTPDPSSWPGHSLHQTAPPPPPAASESWHYPLASQVSPSYAHMHDVYMHRHHPHPHMHHHHPSSHRDPRYGSLLMPSVRAARIPAPQCDVTKTDPTAVTSATSAWAGAFHGTVDIVPSFGFDTGLQHQDKNKETSWF
- the VGLL3 gene encoding transcription cofactor vestigial-like protein 3 isoform X4, whose translation is MRGAGEGALEQWSLKLAVYNKMQESLEVTLPSKQEEDEKDQPAEMEYLNSRCVLFTYFQGDIGSVVDEHFSRALSQASSFNPETALTKSKAGLSPLWRESSTISSQRSSFPTSFWTSSYQPPPPPCLSGVHPDFPVTAPGTFPTPDPSSWPGHSLHQTAPPPPPAASESWHYPLASQVSPSYAHMHDVYMHRHHPHPHMHHHHPSSHRDPRYGSLLMPSVRAARIPAPQCDVTKTDPTAVTSATSAWAGAFHGTVDIVPSFGFDTGLQHQDKNKETSWF
- the VGLL3 gene encoding transcription cofactor vestigial-like protein 3 isoform X3, whose product is MRGAGEGALEQWSLKKLAVYNKMQESLEVTLPSKQEEDEKDQPAEMEYLNSRCVLFTYFQGDIGSVVDEHFSRALSQASSFNPETALTKSKAGLSPLWRESSTISSQRSSFPTSFWTSSYQPPPPPCLSGVHPDFPVTAPGTFPTPDPSSWPGHSLHQTAPPPPPAASESWHYPLASQVSPSYAHMHDVYMHRHHPHPHMHHHHPSSHRDPRYGSLLMPSVRAARIPAPQCDVTKTDPTAVTSATSAWAGAFHGTVDIVPSFGFDTGLQHQDKNKETSWF